One genomic region from Deltaproteobacteria bacterium encodes:
- the sbcD gene encoding exonuclease subunit SbcD produces MRVLHTSDWHIGRTLHGRKRYEEFEAFLNWLGDAIEGNGVDVLLVAGDVFDSATPSNRAQELYYRFLCRVAASPCRHVVVVAGNHDSPSFLDAPRELLKALDVHVVGSAASSTEDEVLVLRNEQDAPELIVCAVPYLRDRDIRVAEAGESVEDKERKLIDGIRTHYAAVAALAEQKREELGADIPIVGMGHLFTADGQTVDDDGVRELYVGSLARVTAGIFSACFAYLALGRLHVPQKVNGSETIRYSGSPLPMGVGEAEQQKSVCLVEFHGTAASVELIDVPVFQKLERVKGDWDGISSRIRELSAKKSRGWLDVIYEGDEVIGDLAERLEAEISGTPMEILRIKNNRVIDRALGQSREDETLDDLNENDVFERCLAVHGVPEEQRPELRRTYREAVSSLDEDDVRAE; encoded by the coding sequence ATGAGAGTTCTTCACACATCGGACTGGCACATCGGCCGCACTCTTCACGGCAGAAAACGCTACGAGGAGTTCGAGGCTTTTTTGAACTGGCTGGGGGATGCCATTGAGGGTAACGGGGTCGATGTCCTGTTAGTGGCGGGAGATGTTTTTGACTCCGCCACCCCGAGCAATCGCGCCCAGGAACTCTATTACCGCTTCCTGTGCCGGGTGGCCGCCTCGCCCTGTCGGCATGTTGTCGTTGTGGCGGGCAACCACGATTCCCCGTCCTTTCTCGATGCGCCCAGGGAGTTGCTCAAGGCCCTCGATGTCCACGTGGTGGGGAGCGCCGCTTCCTCCACGGAAGACGAAGTGCTGGTGCTTCGTAATGAGCAGGACGCTCCGGAATTGATTGTCTGTGCCGTGCCCTACCTCCGCGACAGGGATATCCGGGTGGCGGAGGCTGGTGAGAGCGTCGAGGACAAGGAGCGAAAGCTGATTGACGGTATCCGCACCCATTACGCCGCCGTCGCCGCCCTGGCCGAACAGAAGCGTGAGGAACTCGGGGCCGATATTCCCATCGTTGGTATGGGACATCTGTTCACCGCAGACGGACAAACCGTCGATGATGATGGGGTGCGCGAACTCTATGTCGGTTCCCTGGCCCGCGTGACGGCCGGGATTTTTTCTGCCTGCTTCGCCTATCTGGCGCTTGGTCGCCTCCACGTCCCGCAAAAGGTGAACGGCTCCGAAACCATTCGGTACAGCGGTTCCCCTTTGCCCATGGGGGTTGGAGAGGCGGAACAGCAGAAGAGCGTTTGCCTGGTTGAGTTCCACGGCACGGCCGCATCGGTAGAGTTGATCGATGTGCCGGTGTTTCAGAAGCTCGAACGCGTCAAGGGAGACTGGGACGGCATCTCAAGCCGCATCCGTGAATTGTCGGCCAAAAAATCCCGAGGCTGGCTTGACGTCATCTACGAAGGTGACGAGGTCATTGGCGACCTGGCTGAACGCCTGGAGGCCGAGATTTCCGGCACCCCGATGGAAATCCTCCGGATCAAGAACAACCGCGTCATCGACCGCGCGCTGGGACAGAGCCGCGAAGATGAAACACTTGACGATCTGAATGAGAACGACGTGTTCGAGCGATGCCTCGCCGTTCATGGTGTGCCTGAAGAGCAGCGGCCTGAGCTGCGCCGCACATACAGGGAAGCGGTCTCGTCTCTCGATGAAGATGACGTACGGGCGGAATAG
- a CDS encoding AAA family ATPase, translating to MSGISVSLSKWFSKRPQWLQIATSRLLQQPELTEKDVSELATQCQQEADGKLPKTACSFPASAFSQGAAGTLRLCSISDVEGVNALAPKKPLEFGKGNITIVYGNNGSGKSGYVRLLKHVCGARETGALHRNVYKPGSAAQKACISFEQDGVPKTHTWSGQGICDDLKSVDIFDTSFGKVFVSSEDEVSYEPPVLSFFSSLILACEKVASALDTEANRHPSKKPNIPVDKKITSEGIWYEAISAKTTIRDIDKHCTFTSADETEMQTLQQRLAEQAPAGKAKQLRKQKHHIDTLVQDAQKYLEQLSDENYRRIIAAKKKSILKKTAADAAAEKVFSGSELEGIGSDVWKELWEAARNYSVSAAYKEAEYPNVADDSRCVLCHQTLTQGAKERLVSFENFVKGEMQKAASDAAKEYETASQTIEALPALETLKTRIDAAGISPDEVASQVTGFFAQLQARKDLLPGIDSEESIPDPLLSPEWIEETNAQSKSLGELAAKYDEDAKSDNREEVKKKLNSLQARKWLSEHRAAIEEEVTRSKLLNQIQEAKKSTNTKTLSQKKGDLAEALITDAFVKRFNAELKALGASQVKVELVKSKVSKGRVLHKLQLRGDSQYGLADVLSEGESRIVSIAAFLADVTGKSNQAPFIFDDPISSLDQSYEEAVVQRLIELSQDKQVIVFTHRLSLLGTVRHFAEKKSIKPDVVSIRSADWGAGEPAPIPFSQSDIKTALNTLMNQRYQDAKKASESGEFEHTEILLKSICSDFRTLVERSIENDLLCGVVQRFPRPIHTLKLKDLAKLKDSDCNLLDSLMNKYSGFEHSQPTESPVELPKPDDLLADMTSLKTWREEYAKRPASAVAG from the coding sequence ATGAGCGGGATATCGGTTTCACTGAGCAAATGGTTTTCAAAGCGGCCCCAATGGCTCCAGATTGCGACTTCTCGGCTACTTCAGCAGCCTGAACTTACTGAAAAAGACGTCTCTGAGCTCGCAACCCAGTGCCAGCAGGAAGCCGACGGTAAACTGCCCAAAACGGCCTGTTCCTTTCCTGCTAGCGCGTTTTCCCAGGGCGCAGCAGGCACTTTACGTTTGTGTTCGATCAGTGATGTCGAAGGAGTAAACGCCCTTGCTCCGAAAAAGCCACTGGAGTTTGGCAAGGGCAATATCACGATTGTTTATGGCAACAACGGGTCAGGCAAATCCGGTTACGTCAGACTCCTCAAACATGTATGCGGAGCCCGCGAGACGGGTGCCCTCCACCGCAATGTCTATAAGCCCGGATCTGCCGCACAGAAAGCCTGTATTTCGTTTGAGCAGGACGGCGTGCCGAAGACTCATACCTGGTCAGGGCAAGGTATCTGCGATGATCTCAAGAGCGTTGATATTTTCGACACCTCGTTTGGCAAGGTCTTTGTCAGCAGCGAAGACGAGGTGAGTTACGAGCCGCCGGTTCTATCGTTCTTCAGCTCGCTCATCCTTGCATGCGAAAAGGTCGCATCAGCCTTGGACACGGAGGCTAACCGGCACCCGTCCAAAAAACCGAATATCCCAGTCGACAAGAAGATAACCTCTGAAGGTATCTGGTACGAGGCCATCAGCGCCAAGACCACCATCCGGGACATCGACAAGCATTGCACATTTACCAGTGCTGACGAGACCGAAATGCAAACGCTGCAGCAGCGCCTTGCCGAACAGGCACCGGCGGGAAAAGCGAAACAGTTGAGAAAGCAGAAACACCATATTGACACTCTGGTCCAGGATGCTCAAAAGTATCTGGAGCAATTATCGGACGAGAATTACCGGCGGATCATTGCAGCCAAGAAGAAGTCGATTCTAAAGAAGACAGCAGCAGATGCGGCGGCGGAAAAGGTGTTCTCCGGCAGCGAGTTGGAAGGCATCGGGTCTGATGTATGGAAAGAGCTTTGGGAAGCAGCCCGAAACTACTCCGTATCGGCTGCATACAAAGAGGCCGAGTACCCGAATGTTGCTGATGATTCCCGTTGTGTCCTGTGCCACCAGACCTTGACCCAGGGAGCCAAGGAGCGGTTGGTCTCCTTCGAAAATTTCGTGAAGGGCGAAATGCAAAAAGCCGCATCGGATGCGGCCAAGGAATACGAGACTGCCAGTCAAACTATCGAGGCGCTACCGGCATTGGAGACGCTGAAGACACGTATCGATGCGGCTGGTATTTCACCGGATGAAGTCGCCAGTCAGGTGACGGGTTTCTTTGCTCAATTGCAGGCTAGAAAAGACCTACTACCTGGGATCGATTCCGAAGAATCCATTCCCGACCCTCTGCTCTCACCGGAATGGATCGAAGAAACCAACGCCCAGTCAAAAAGCCTCGGCGAACTCGCAGCAAAATATGACGAAGACGCCAAAAGCGACAACCGAGAGGAGGTCAAGAAAAAGCTAAACAGCCTGCAGGCCAGAAAGTGGTTGTCTGAGCACCGCGCCGCCATTGAAGAAGAAGTTACCCGATCGAAGCTACTGAACCAGATTCAAGAAGCCAAGAAGTCGACCAATACCAAAACCCTGTCTCAGAAGAAAGGAGATCTGGCAGAAGCCTTGATCACGGATGCGTTCGTGAAAAGGTTCAACGCGGAACTCAAGGCCCTGGGCGCATCTCAGGTGAAGGTTGAGCTCGTGAAATCAAAAGTCTCCAAAGGCCGCGTCCTTCATAAGCTCCAGCTTCGGGGAGATTCTCAGTATGGCCTCGCCGATGTACTGAGCGAGGGAGAAAGCCGGATCGTTTCCATTGCGGCTTTTTTGGCCGACGTCACCGGCAAGAGCAACCAGGCCCCGTTTATCTTTGACGATCCAATATCCTCGCTTGACCAAAGCTATGAAGAGGCAGTGGTTCAAAGGCTGATCGAGTTGTCGCAGGATAAACAGGTCATTGTCTTTACTCACCGTCTGTCCTTGTTGGGAACGGTCAGGCATTTTGCCGAGAAGAAGTCCATAAAGCCCGATGTGGTGAGCATCCGCTCTGCAGACTGGGGTGCCGGAGAGCCAGCACCCATTCCATTTTCACAGAGTGACATCAAAACCGCCCTGAACACTCTCATGAATCAGCGGTACCAGGACGCGAAGAAGGCGAGTGAAAGCGGCGAATTTGAACATACTGAAATCTTGCTGAAGTCGATATGCAGCGATTTCAGGACATTGGTGGAGCGATCTATTGAAAATGATCTGCTGTGCGGGGTGGTTCAAAGATTTCCGCGGCCGATCCATACGTTGAAGCTCAAGGACCTGGCCAAATTGAAAGACTCGGATTGCAATCTCCTTGATTCACTCATGAACAAATACTCAGGGTTTGAACACTCACAGCCAACAGAATCTCCAGTGGAACTTCCGAAGCCAGACGATCTTCTGGCGGACATGACTTCATTAAAAACCTGGCGTGAAGAATACGCGAAGCGTCCCGCCTCTGCGGTGGCTGGGTAG